A region of Sugiyamaella lignohabitans strain CBS 10342 chromosome A, complete sequence DNA encodes the following proteins:
- the FAA4 gene encoding long-chain fatty acid-CoA ligase FAA4 (Long chain fatty acyl-CoA synthetase; activates imported fatty acids with a preference for C12:0-C16:0 chain lengths; functions in long chain fatty acid import; important for survival during stationary phase; localized to lipid particles; involved in sphingolipid-to-glycerolipid metabolism; forms cytoplasmic foci upon DNA replication stress; FAA4 has a paralog, FAA1, that arose from the whole genome duplication; GO_component: GO:0005737 - cytoplasm [Evidence IDA] [PMID 11914276]; GO_component: GO:0005811 - lipid particle [Evidence IDA] [PMID 10515935]; GO_component: GO:0005811 - lipid particle [Evidence IDA] [PMID 24868093]; GO_function: GO:0005524 - ATP binding [Evidence IEA]; GO_function: GO:0003824 - catalytic activity [Evidence IEA]; GO_function: GO:0016874 - ligase activity [Evidence IEA]; GO_function: GO:0004467 - long-chain fatty acid-CoA ligase activity [Evidence IEA]; GO_function: GO:0004467 - long-chain fatty acid-CoA ligase activity [Evidence IGI,IMP] [PMID 11477098]; GO_function: GO:0004467 - long-chain fatty acid-CoA ligase activity [Evidence IGI] [PMID 22633490]; GO_function: GO:0004467 - long-chain fatty acid-CoA ligase activity [Evidence IDA] [PMID 7650027]; GO_function: GO:0000166 - nucleotide binding [Evidence IEA]; GO_process: GO:0006631 - fatty acid metabolic process [Evidence IEA]; GO_process: GO:0006629 - lipid metabolic process [Evidence IEA]; GO_process: GO:0001676 - long-chain fatty acid metabolic process [Evidence IEA]; GO_process: GO:0015909 - long-chain fatty acid transport [Evidence IGI] [PMID 12601005]; GO_process: GO:0035336 - long-chain fatty-acyl-CoA metabolic process [Evidence IGI,IMP] [PMID 11477098]; GO_process: GO:0008152 - metabolic process [Evidence IEA]) has protein sequence MGFFHRSASTVEVGPAKPGETAPRRNIHAKDHAWTTPDDVPGVDTIYKLFKKNVELYDTRYAMASRVIKTIHTEEKMVTKKIDGKDQKVPKKWQYYELTPYHNITYRELDTLVSNIASGLVKLGVKPNGEERFHIYAQTCAEWLQTALACSSQGIPVVTAYDTLGEEGLTHSMVETETVGVLVDGANLHTLLRPLKKATKIKYIIYRQDIEDANYDKDIEELKALREDIQVLRFEDLVALGKANSIPASPPSPEDTALIMYTSGSTGTPKGVILLQKTVVGGVAGVAGNIDHKTICPGDKVLAFLPLAHIFEFTLELGCIHWGATLGYANPKTLSDVSVKNCLGDIREYKPDIMVGVPTVWENVRKGILSKIKENPSIVQKIFWAAYYAKLGLSHYGIPVPLVDTLIFKKVKDATGGNVKFVMNGGAALSKDTQVFISTLIAPLLIGYGLTETNANCSLMSPRNFEFGTQGELTHGVTVKLVDVPDAGYFAKNNQGEVFIKGNPVSPQYFKNEKETKDAFTEDGWFMTGDIGEWTPSGSLKLIDRKKNLVKTLHGEYIALEKLESTYRSNPYVANICVYADSSHVKPIAIIVPAEKAIHELCSDKKIDIHEDVAQDPRITSVIHKSILETGKAAGLSGVELLAGIVISPIEWTPQNGYVTSAQKLQRKKILEANKKAVEDVFKRND, from the coding sequence ATGGGTTTTTTTCATAGGTCTGCTTCTACTGTAGAAGTTGGACCAGCTAAGCCTGGTGAGACTGCCCCCAGAAGAAATATTCATGCCAAGGACCATGCCTGGACTACTCCAGACGACGTTCCTGGCGTTGATACAATCTATAAGCTCTTCAAAAAGAATGTCGAGCTCTACGATACCAGATATGCTATGGCTTCTCGTGTAATTAAGACCATTCACACTGAGGAGAAGATGGTTACTAAAAAGATTGATGGTAAAGATCAAAAAGTCCCCAAGAAATGGCAATATTACGAATTGACCCCCTATCACAATATCACATATCGTGAGTTGGATACCCTTGTTTCCAATATCGCCTCAGGTTTGGTTAAATTAGGCGTCAAGCCCAATGGCGAAGAGAGATTCCACATCTATGCTCAGACCTGTGCAGAATGGTTACAAACTGCTCTTGCTTGTAGCAGCCAAGGTATCCCTGTTGTAACTGCATACGACACATTGGGTGAAGAGGGTTTGACTCACTCGATGGTCGAAACTGAAACTGTCGGTGTTCTTGTCGACGGTGCCAATTTGCACACCTTATTGCGACCTCTTAAGAAGGCTACCAAGATCAAGTACATCATCTACCGCCAAGATATTGAAGATGCCAATTATGACAAGGACATTGAAGAGCTCAAAGCTCTTCGTGAAGATATCCAAGTTCTACGTTTTGAGGACCTTGTAGCTCTTGGAAAGGCCAATTCTATTCCTGCTTCGCCTCCTTCTCCAGAGGATACCGCTCTCATTATGTATACTTCCGGCTCCACGGGAACCCCCAAGGGTGTTATTCTGCTCCAAAAGACTGTTGTGGGAGGCGTTGCCGGTGTAGCTGGTAATATTGATCACAAGACAATCTGTCCTGGAGACAAGGTTTTGGCATTCCTTCCTTTAGCCCATATTTTCGAATTTACCCTTGAGTTGGGCTGCATTCACTGGGGTGCTACTCTGGGTTATGCCAATCCCAAAACTCTTAGTGACGTCTCTGTCAAGAACTGTTTGGGAGATATCCGTGAATACAAGCCTGATATCATGGTCGGTGTGCCAACAGTCTGGGAAAACGTCCGCAAGGGTATCTTGAGCAAGATTAAGGAGAATCCTTCTATTGTTCAAAAGATTTTCTGGGCCGCTTACTATGCCAAGCTTGGTTTAAGCCACTATGGTATCCCAGTCCCACTTGTCGATACTTTGATCTTCAAGAAGGTCAAGGAtgctactggtggtaaTGTCAAGTTTGTGATGAACGGAGGTGCCGCTCTGTCGAAAGACACCCAAGTATTTATTTCAACTCTCATTGCTCCACTTTTGATTGGTTATGGTCTTACTGAGACCAATGCCAACTGTTCACTTATGAGTCCTCGCAATTTCGAGTTTGGCACTCAGGGCGAGCTTACTCACGGTGTCACTGTTAAGCTTGTTGATGTTCCAGATGCTGGTTACTTTGCCAAGAATAACCAAGGTGAAGTATTCATTAAGGGTAACCCTGTCAGCCCCCAATACTTCAAGAACGAGAAAGAGACTAAAGATGCATTCACCGAGGATGGCTGGTTCATGACTGGTGACATTGGTGAATGGACTCCTTCTGGATCGCTGAAGCTCATTGACCGTAAGAAGAATCTCGTTAAGACGTTGCATGGAGAATACATTGCTCTTGAAAAGCTTGAATCTACTTACCGTTCCAACCCCTATGTTGCCAATATTTGTGTCTATGCTGACTCTTCGCATGTTAAGCCAATTGCCATTATTGTACCAGCTGAAAAGGCCATCCACGAGCTTTGTTCTGATAAGAAGATTGATATTCACGAGGATGTTGCCCAAGACCCTCGCATCACCTCAGTTATTCATAAGAGTATTCTTGAAACTGGTAAAGCTGCTGGACTTTCTGGTGTTGAGCttcttgctggtattgTCATCAGCCCTATTGAATGGACTCCTCAAAACGGCTATGTTACCTCTGCTCAGAAACtccaaagaaagaagattctTGAGGCCAACAAGAaggctgttgaagatgttttCAAGCGCAACGACTGA
- the CLD1 gene encoding Cld1p (Mitochondrial cardiolipin-specific phospholipase; functions upstream of Taz1p to generate monolyso-cardiolipin; transcription increases upon genotoxic stress; involved in restricting Ty1 transposition; has homology to mammalian CGI-58; GO_component: GO:0005743 - mitochondrial inner membrane [Evidence IDA] [PMID 23637464]; GO_component: GO:0005739 - mitochondrion [Evidence IEA,IEA]; GO_component: GO:0005739 - mitochondrion [Evidence IDA] [PMID 19244244]; GO_function: GO:0016787 - hydrolase activity [Evidence IEA]; GO_function: GO:0004623 - phospholipase A2 activity [Evidence IDA,IMP] [PMID 19244244]; GO_function: GO:0016740 - transferase activity [Evidence IEA]; GO_process: GO:0035965 - cardiolipin acyl-chain remodeling [Evidence IMP] [PMID 19244244]; GO_process: GO:0035965 - cardiolipin acyl-chain remodeling [Evidence IMP] [PMID 23637464]; GO_process: GO:0032048 - cardiolipin metabolic process [Evidence IDA,IGI] [PMID 19244244]): MLSTSRSGGRAWIIFRLTKNHATNNVRHYSSPSYNGEKGSVTDNEAQSLTSSDSNDSEILKMKTPAATVHEKLDRMVNSMKTTVVTSTASGNDILGTPASSTVSPRVRDYKPPTPPTGVPLSKLLSNVFPLSYGESYKQWLERKDLETAEHQVLSLLPFFPASDGIRQAESLQVPISNGNFINEFQISRSNENVKHELVVLHGYGAGLGFFYKNFEEMSSRAGWRVHALDLLGYGRSSRPKFDIWVKDPVQGVLAAEKFFMDALEEWRVKKGIEKFTLIAHSMGAYIGLSYAAKYRNRVNRMMLVSPAGVPRSIYSIPSSKLPDCVESPTPRGGQNVVPGWFKYLWECHWSPFSLVRNTGPLGPRFVSGWTSRRFARLPPEESEALHKYTYAIFNAPGSGEYALNYLLAPGAHGRWPLAERAHTIPCASTWVYGDHDWMDINGGLEAARRIRATGGEADVISVRNSGHHIYLDNYHMFNRHVSDFLEEAEKPGTH, from the coding sequence ATGCTTTCTACAAGTAGATCAGGAGGTAGAGCCTGGATCATTTTTCGTTTGACCAAGAACCATGCAACAAACAATGTCCGACACTACTCTTCTCCTTCGTACAATGGGGAAAAGGGATCTGTTACGGATAACGAAGCACAATCTTTAACTTCGTCGGATTCAAATGACAGCGAGatattgaagatgaaaacACCAGCGGCAACAGTCCATGAAAAACTGGACAGAATGGTGAATTCAATGAAAACCACGGTAGTGACATCAACTGCATCTGGAAACGATATATTGGGCACTCCAGCTTCTTCGACCGTGTCTCCTAGAGTACGTGATTATAAGCCTCCTACACCACCAACTGGAGTGCCATTATCGAAACTACTATCTAATGTGTTTCCACTTTCATACGGCGAATCGTATAAGCAGTGGCTCGAAAGAAAAGATCTCGAGACAGCAGAGCATCAAGTGCTCTCGCTGCTTCCTTTTTTCCCAGCATCTGATGGGATTCGCCAAGCAGAGTCATTACAGGTGCCGATAAGTAATGGCAATTTTATAAACGAATTTCAGATCAGTCGTTCAAATGAAAATGTGAAGCATGAACTAGTGGTTCTTCATGGATACGGGGCAGGCCTCGGTTTCTTCTACAAGAATTTCGAGGAAATGTCTAGTCGTGCCGGTTGGCGTGTACATGCTCTTGATCTGTTAGGATATGGTCGGTCGTCACGTCCTAAGTTCGATATCTGGGTCAAGGACCCAGTTCAAGGCGTGCTGGCAGCAGAAAAGTTCTTCATGGACGCACTCGAAGAGTGGCGCGTCAAGAAGGGAATAGAAAAGTTTACATTAATAGCCCATTCTATGGGAGCATATATTGGTCTGTCGTATGCTGCCAAATATCGCAATCGAGTTAATCGTATGATGTTGGTATCACCGGCTGGAGTTCCACGTAGTATCTACTCAATCCCGTCATCAAAGCTTCCTGATTGTGTAGAATCACCGACACCTCGAGGAGGACAGAACGTAGTTCCAGGTTGGTTCAAATATCTGTGGGAATGTCACTGGAGTCCTTTTTCATTAGTCCGAAATACAGGCCCTTTGGGCCCGCGTTTTGTATCCGGATGGACTAGCAGGCGATTCGCAAGACTTCCCCCTGAAGAGTCAGAGGCTCTACACAAATACACCTATGCCATTTTCAATGCTCCGGGCTCTGGAGAATATGCTTTGAATTACCTCCTTGCGCCTGGTGCGCATGGACGGTGGCCGCTGGCTGAGCGCGCTCACACGATACCATGCGCATCCACCTGGGTCTACGGTGACCATGATTGGATGGACATCAACGGTGGACTGGAGGCTGCTCGTCGGATACGAGCTACTGGAGGCGAAGCCGATGTCATCTCGGTCCGTAACTCGGGCCACCATATTTATCTAGACAATTATCACATGTTTAATCGCCACGTTTCCGATTTCCTGGAGGAAGCAGAGAAACCTGGCACCCATTAA